One Thiohalorhabdus sp. Cl-TMA genomic window, GGAATCGCCCATAGAAGCGCTCGATGTAGGCGTTCTGCGTAGGCTTGCCCGGCTGGATGCGCTTCCGGTCGATGCCGCGCTCATAGGCTGCCCTGGTCCAGCGCCTTACCGGTGAATGCCGGCCCCTGCTCGGTGCGGATGGCAAGGGGGAAGCCTCGGAACCGCCCGGCCTGCTCCAGGATGCGGGTGACTTGCTGCCCGGAGATGCCCCGCTCCGGCACCACGTCGATGGCCTCCTTGGTGAAGTCATCGACGAGGCAGTCAGGATCTTGACTCGCCGCCCACTGGCCAGGGCAGCCATGTTGAGCTCCAGGGGCCAGACCTGGTCCGGACCGGGGGGGGCAGCGGCAGCGCCTCCTGTTCCACGGCGACGCCCTGGCGCCGTTTCCGGCGGCGCACACCGCCAACCCCGCATCCTTGTGATTGATCGTATGCCCGTCCCGCCGCAGGAGAGCGTGAATGCGCCCGCCGAAGCCGAACCTGCGCCGCTCCTGGGCATGGTCGATGATCCGCTGCTGAAGCTACGCCTCCTCTCCGCCGATTGGCGGGATGCGTAGCGCAGCACCGGACCGGAAGATCCCCGCAAGCCGACAGGCCCGCCGCTCGGAGGTGGCCGTTTGCGCCCGCATCCAGGCTGCCCCGCCCTCCGTTTGGCCTGCGAGGTCGCTACTTTTCCGACAGCGCCGCCTTCAGGGCCTCGTTGTCCAACATGCTGTCCGCCAGCAGCTTCTTCAGACGCTGATCTCTTCTTCCAGCGCCTTCAACCGGCGGGCCCCCGACACCTCCAGACCGCCGTACTTCATTCGCCAGTTGTAGAACGTGGCGTCGCTGAAGCCGTATCTCCGGCACAGATCCGCTACGCCTCCCCGGATTCCGCCTCCTTCAGAATCCGGGGGCCATCTGCTCCTCCCTGAACCGCTTCTTTTTCCCGTCCGCCTCCTCGGGGGGTAAGCGGACTCTACTAGGTTTTGACTGGTCCGGAAAACGGGGAGCAGGTCACCTAGGCTGGCAAGGGATGGAGCTGGGACCGCACGCCAGTTAGCCGTACCCCACAGGATCCGGCTACCCCTGTTTGCTTTAGTAGCTGGCGGTGACGACCAGAATCAAAGTTTGGTGTACAGATATCACCTATATGCCGCGAGGCTTGTTGTACCTCGTGGTTGTGCCCGACTAGCCCCTATGTATTTGGCCTGCCGCTCCTTAGCCTTCGTGGATTAGGCTTTGGGGTGGAACTCCCAAGCCCAGAGCAGACATGAGGAGGGCAGGCCATGGATAAGTTTAGCGCCTACGTGGGTCTGGATGTCCACAAAGACACCATCGCCGTTGCTGTTGCCTTTCCCGGCCGGGAGGAGTCGGTGCTCCGCGGCGAGATCCCTAACGAGTCTAGCGCCATCCGCCGACTGGCGGGTAAGCTGGCCCCGAACGGCGAGATACTTAGCTTATGCTACGAAGCCGGCCCCGCGGCTACGAGGTGTATCGCCAGCTTGTGGGCGTGGGCCACGGCTGCGATGCTGTCGTCCCATCCCTTATGCCGCGCCGGTCGAGTGAGCGGGTCAAAAATTACCGCCGGTATGGGAGCCAGCTGGCCCGGCTGCACCGCGCCGGGGAACTGACCGGGGTCTGGGTGCCGGACCGCGAGACCGAGGCCATGCGGGACTTGGTCCGGGCCCGGGACGATGCCAAACGGACGGAAAACAGGCTAAACAGGGGGTGTCGGCTTTCCTATTGCGCCAGGGCCAGCATTACCCGGGGCCCACCAACAAGAAGTGGGCCAGACCCCATTTTCAGTGGCTGGCCCAGCAGTCGTCCGACACGCCTGCCTAGCAGGCAGTCTTCCAGGAGTACCTGTACAGCCTCCGGGAAGCGGCCAACCGGGTCCAGGCCTTGGAAGCGGAAAGGCAGCCCGCAGCTGGGTGCTGGCGCCGGTGGTTCAGGTCCTGATGGCAATGCGGGGCATCTGCTTGGTCAACGTCGTGACGCTGCTGGCGGAGTTCGGTGATCCCACGTGGTTTCAGTCGCCGAGGCAGCTGATGGTTTACCTGGGGCTGGTGCCCAGTGAGCCCTCCAGCGGCAATCGGGAGCGCCGGGGACCGATTACCAAAACGGGCAATGCCCGGGTCCGAAAGGCCCTAGCAGAATCGACCTGGACGTCCCGCTTCCC contains:
- a CDS encoding transposase, with protein sequence MLAPVVQVLMAMRGICLVNVVTLLAEFGDPTWFQSPRQLMVYLGLVPSEPSSGNRERRGPITKTGNARVRKALAESTWTSRFPPRKIPEIRRLEAVVLQPARDIGWKAQRWLYHRFRHLMRQGKFLPSGRDSRGPELAGFLWALARETTPKGAQA